A single Opisthocomus hoazin isolate bOpiHoa1 chromosome 1, bOpiHoa1.hap1, whole genome shotgun sequence DNA region contains:
- the TXLNG gene encoding gamma-taxilin, whose product MEEAGSLEMGMNNQDQLVNSRCNELSDTALQHAQSNCYDLEKRGALEDAEYITKNRKHLGSTCCSQESREETPGREEARSDPPDGQQDPESEKHKEKTLGKEVLLLMQALNTLSTPEEKLAALCKKYADLLEESRNVQKQMKILQKKQAQVVKEKVHLQSEHSKAILARSKLESLCRELQRHNKTLKEENMQQAREEEERRKEATAHFQITLNEIQAQLEQHGIHNAKLRQENVELGEKLKKLIEQYALREEHIDKVFKHKELQQQLVDAKLQQTTQLIKEAEEKHQREREFLLKEATESRHKCEQMKQQEAQLKQQLSLYMDKFEEFQTTMAKSNELFTTFRQEMEKMTKKIKKLEKETIVWRTKWENNNKALLQMAEEKTVRDKEYKGFQIKLERLEKLCRALQTERNELNEKVEVLKEQVSLREADVDLAVQVLQSCTLNSHEELGTPTDTEPGIQPDVESRAGNSSEKTVSTSPVPGTESVD is encoded by the exons ATGGAAGAAGCTGGATCTCTGGAGATGGGAATGAATAACCAGGATCAGCTGGTGAACAGCAGGTGCAATGAATTGTCTGATACAGCATTGCAGCATGCGCAGTCCAACTGCTACGACCTGGAAAAGAGGGGCGCACTGGAAGACGCTGAGTATATCACGAAGAACAGAAAGCATCTGGGGTCCACGTGCTGCTCTCAGGAGTCTCGTGAGGAGACTCCTGGGAGAGAAGAAGCCCGTAGTGATCCACCTGACGGCCAGCAAGATCCAGAGAGtgaaaaacacaaagagaaaacatTGG GAAAAGAAGTGCTATTATTAATGCAAGCCTTGAACACACTTTCTACTCCAGAGGAAAAGCTGGCAGCTTTGTGCAAGAAATATGCTGATCTG TTGGAGGAGAGCCGGAATGTTCAAAAGCAGATGAAGATACTGCAGAAGAAGCAAGCACAGGTTGTGAAGGAGAAAGTCCACTTGCAAAGTGAGCATAGCAAGGCCATTTTGGCACGTAGCAAACTGGAATCTCTCTGTCGGGAGCTTCAGCGTCATAACAAGACCTTGAAG gaagaaaacatgcagcaagcgcgtgaagaagaagaaagacgGAAAGAAGCAACTGCACACTTCCAGATTACGCTGAATGAAATTCAGGCTCAACTGGAACAGCATGGTATACATAATGCCAAGCTCCGTCAGGAAAACGTTGAACTGGGGGAAAAACTGAAGAAGCTCATTGAGCAGTACGCATTGCGAGAAGAG caCATTGATAAAGTGTTCAAACATAAAGAACTGCAGCAGCAACTTGTGGATGCCAAACTTCAGCAAACGACCCAACTTAttaaagaagcagaggaaaaacatcAGCGAGAAAGGGAGTTT ctgctaAAAGAAGCTACTGAGTCCAGACACAAATGTGAACAGATGAAGCAACAGGAAGCTCAGCTGAAACAGCAG CTTTCTCTTTACATGGATAAGTTTGAAGAATTCCAGACCACCATGGCAAAAAGTAATGAACTCTTTACAACCTTCAGGCAAGAAATGGAGAAG ATGACAAAGAAGATTAAGAAACTTGAAAAGGAAACCATAGTGTGGCGTACAAAATGGGAGAACAACAACAAGGCTCTTCTGCAAATGGCTGAGGAG AAAACAGTAAGAGATAAAGAATACAAGGGCTTTCAAATAAAACTGGAGCGTTTGGAGAAGCTATGCAGGGCCCTTCAGACAGAAAGGAACGAGCTGAATGAGAAGGTGGAGGTCCTTAAAGAGCAGGTTTCTCTCCGAGAAGCAGATGTGGATCTAGCTGTGCAGGTGTTGCAGTCCTGCACGCTCAATTCCCACGAGGAGCTGGGAACTCCCACTGACACGGAACCAGGAATCCAGCCCGATGTGGAATCACGTGCGGGAAATAGTTCCGAAAAGACTGTCTCAACAAGTCCTGTTCCTGGCACTGAATCTGTAGACTAA
- the RBBP7 gene encoding histone-binding protein RBBP7: MAGKEVLEDTVEERVISEEYKIWKKNTPFLYDLVMTHALEWPSLTVQWLPDVTRPEGKDYALHWLVLGTHTSDEQNHLVVARVQIPNDDQFDTSQYDSEKGEFGGFGSVTGKIETEIKINHEGEVNRARYMPQNPCIIATKTPSADVLVFDYTKHPSKPDPSGECSPDLRLRGHQKEGYGLSWNSNLSGHLLSASDDHTVCLWDVSAGPKEGKIVDAKAIFTGHSAVVEDVAWHLLHESLFGSVADDQKLMIWDTRSNTTSKPSHSVDAHTAEVNCLSFNPYSEFILATGSADKTVALWDLRNLKLKLHSFESHKDEIFQVHWSPHNETILASSGTDRRLNVWDLSKIGEEQSAEDAEDGPPELLFIHGGHTAKISDFSWNPNEPWVICSVSEDNIMQIWQMAENIYNDEEPDIAAAELEGQGT, from the exons ATGGCGGGCAAGGAAG TGCTGGAGGACACGGTGGAGGAGCGCGTCATCAGCGAGGAGTACAAGATCTGGAAGAAAAACACCCCCTTCTTGTACGACCTGGTGATGACGCACGCTCTGGAGTGGCCCAGCCTCACCGTGCAGTGGCTGCCCGACGTGACCAG GCCAGAAGGAAAGGACTACGCGCTGCACTGGCTGGTTTTGGGAACACACACGTCCGATGAACAGAACCACCTGGTTGTTGCAAGAGTCCAGATTCCCAATGATGATCAGTTTGATACTTCGCAGTACGACAGTGAGAAAGGAG AGTTTGGTGGCTTTGGATCTGTGACCGGCAAAATTGAAACGGAGATTAAAATTAACCATGAAGGTGAAGTAAACCGTGCTCGTTACATGCCACAGAATCCCTGCATCATTGCTACAAAAACACCGTCTGCTGATGTGTTGGTGTTTGACTACACGAAACATCCTTCAAAACCAG acCCAAGTGGAGAGTGTAGTCCTGACCTCAGACTTAGAGGGCACCAGAAGGAAGGCTATGGCTTATCATGGAACTCAAATTTGAGTGGACATCTTCTCAGTGCATCAGATGATCAC ACTGTGTGTTTGTGGGATGTAAGTGCTGGACCAAAAGAAGGCAAAATTGTTGATGCAAAAGCAATCTTTACTGGGCACTCTGCAGTAGTAGAAGACGTGGCGTGGCATCTGCTCCATGAATCTCTGTTTGGATCTGTGGCAGATGATCAGAAGCTTATGAT TTGGGACACAAGATCTAACACCACGTCCAAGCCAAGTCATTCTGTAGATGCTCATACAGCCGAGGTCAACTGCCTGTCCTTCAATCCTTACAGCGAGTTCATTCTAGCAACTGGCTCTGCTGACAAG ACGGTGGCTCTGTGGGATCTTCGAAACTTAAAATTGAAACTCCATTCTTTTGAGTCTCATAAAGATGAAATTTTTCAG GTTCACTGGTCCCCTCATAATGAAACAATCCTTGCTTCAAGTGGTACTGATCGTCGGCTTAATGTATGGGATCTGAG TAAAATTGGAGAAGAGCAGTCTGCAGAGGATGCAGAAGATGGCCCTCCTGAGCTGCTG TTTATTCATGGAGGACACACTGCCAAAATTTCAGACTTCAGCTGGAATCCGAATGAGCCTTGGGTGATCTGCTCGGTATCGGAGGACAACATAATGCAGATCTGGCAAATG GCAGAAAACATTTACAATGATGAAGAACCAGATATagcagcagctgagctggagGGTCAAGGAACATAA